Proteins encoded in a region of the Quercus lobata isolate SW786 chromosome 8, ValleyOak3.0 Primary Assembly, whole genome shotgun sequence genome:
- the LOC115957040 gene encoding probable carboxylesterase 9 — MGSWLYAKNNMRNSSNYSYFSKEEEENTKTQRSRFNPYDHLNIKLNPDGTLNRGQARPTIEANPNGDPVVSKDITLNVKTKTWVRIFRPTKLPSNNDNTIARLPIVIYCHHGGWILLSAADSDAHTNCEEIASELLTIVVSVNYRLAPESRLPAQYEDAVDAINWVKEQATNPNGEQWLKDYGDFSRCYLYGVGCGGNIMLYSSLKTDLMKLKPLKIAGIIMNQPMLGGIQRTESELRYATDEILPLPVLDLLWELALPKSINRDHRYCNPMVQGPHKQMISTLKRCLVTGFSGDPMIDRQQEFVEMLVACGVQVEACFDDYGFHNIDLVDPRRANELLNIVREFMFR, encoded by the coding sequence ATGGGTTCATGGCTATATGCGAAAAACAATATGCGAAATTCCTCCAATTACAGTTACTtttccaaagaagaagaagaaaatactaaaacacAAAGGTCAAGATTCAACCCTTACGACCACCTCAACATCAAGCTCAACCCAGATGGTACGCTCAATCGAGGCCAAGCCCGCCCCACAATCGAGGCAAACCCCAATGGGGACCCTGTGGTCTCTAAAGACATCACTCTCAACGTCAAAACTAAGACATGGGTTCGTATTTTCCGACCAACAAAATTGCCTTCCAATAATGACAACACCATCGCTCGACTTCCCATTGTAATTTACTGCCACCATGGTGGCTGGATTCTCTTAAGTGCAGCTGACTCTGATGCCCACACAAACTGTGAGGAAATTGCGAGCGAGCTTCTCACCATTGTTGTTTCCGTGAACTATCGTCTAGCACCCGAGAGTCGACTCCCAGCGCAGTACGAAGATGCTGTCGATGCTATCAACTGGGTTAAAGAACAAGCCACAAACCCTAATGGTGAGCAGTGGCTCAAAGACTACGGAGACTTCTCGAGGTGTTATCTTTACGGCGTTGGATGTGGTGGAAACATCATGCTATATTCGAGTTTAAAGACAGACTTGATGAAATTGAAGCCATTGAAGATTGCTGGGATTATAATGAACCAACCCATGCTTGGAGGTATACAAAGAACTGAATCAGAGCTGCGATACGCTACGGATGAGATTTTGCCTCTGCCTGTGCTCGACCTATTGTGGGAACTTGCTTTGCCAAAATCGATTAATCGGGACCATCGGTATTGTAATCCCATGGTGCAAGGCCCACACAAGCAGATGATTAGTACACTAAAAAGGTGTTTGGTTACTGGGTTTAGTGGGGACCCGATGATTGATCGGCAACAGGAGTTTGTGGAGATGTTGGTAGCGTGTGGGGTCCAGGTTGAGGCATGTTTCGATGATTATGGGTTCCACAATATTGATCTCGTGGACCCTAGACGGGCCAATGAACTTTTAAATATTGTTAGAGAATTCATGTTTCGATGA
- the LOC115957038 gene encoding probable carboxylesterase 9: MSNHSLIDYLIMSSDPYQHFQIAHNTDGTLTRYMRLPKTKANPVASPGDPVLSKDLILNAQNKTRVRVYIPTPKLSSNDGIRIPIIIFYPSSAWILLNWDTTLVHLQSSKLAYQVSAIVVSVEYRVAPENRLPAQYHDAMDAILWVREQALDPNGEQWIRDYGDISRCYLHGSANGGNMVFFAALEATGMELEPLRIAGNIMNQPMFGGMQRTNSELQNYGDVMLPLCAQDLAWKLSLPEGEDRDHWYCNPMVEGPHTSAISKLGRCLVIESRGDPLIDRQQEFTTMLIRHEVQTEVQFDPLGCHAIEIIDLEWANALVERIKRFIVEAENKS, encoded by the coding sequence ATGAGCAATCACAGTCTCATAGATTATCTGATTATGTCGTCTGATCCCTACCAACACTTTCAAATTGCTCACAATACTGATGGCACTCTGACTCGATATATGAGGTTGCCAAAGACCAAAGCAAACCCAGTGGCCTCTCCCGGAGACCCTGTGCTCTCCAAGGATCTCATTCTCAATGCCCAAAACAAAACCCGTGTCCGAGTCTACATTCCGACACCAAAACTTTCTTCAAATGATGGCATAAGGATTCCCATCATAATTTTCTACCCTAGTTCTGCATGGATTCTTTTAAATTGGGACACTACCCTGGTCCATTTACAAAGCTCAAAGCTCGCATATCAAGTTTCTGCCATTGTTGTTAGCGTTGAATATCGTGTTGCCCCAGAGAATAGGCTCCCAGCGCAATACCATGATGCAATGGACGCAATTCTTTGGGTGAGAGAACAAGCATTGGATCCAAACGGTGAGCAATGGATTAGAGATTATGGAGATATTTCAAGGTGTTATCTACATGGAAGTGCTAATGGTGGGAATATGGTATTTTTCGCTGCGTTAGAAGCAACGGGAATGGAGTTGGAGCCCTTGAGGATTGCTGGGAATATAATGAACCAGCCCATGTTTGGTGGCATGCAAAGGACGAATTCAGAGTTACAGAACTATGGGGACGTGATGTTGCCCTTGTGTGCACAAGATTTGGCTTGGAAGCTCTCGTTGCCAGAAGGTGAAGATCGAGACCATTGGTATTGTAATCCGATGGTGGAGGGCCCCCATACGAGTGCCATTAGTAAGCTTGGTAGGTGCCTTGTGATTGAGTCCCGTGGGGACCCATTGATTGATCGACAACAGGAGTTTACAACCATGTTGATAAGGCATGAGGTCCAAACTGAAGTGCAATTCGACCCTTTGGGGTGCCATGCGATCGAGATCATAGACCTGGAATGGGCAAATGCTCTTGTGGAAAGGATTAAACGCTTTATTGTAGAAGCAGAAAATAAATCATGA